The Eptesicus fuscus isolate TK198812 chromosome 16, DD_ASM_mEF_20220401, whole genome shotgun sequence DNA window CATAGTGTGATTGCATAACACAGTGACTGTACACTCAAGCATCGAACCTGAACAAGTCTTTATCCTCAGATTTTCCAAGTTAGgactttttttaagagagaggaagggagagagagacatcgatcagttgccttgcacatgccccaaccggggattgaacctgcaatctgggtattCACCCCATTTGGGAATTGAACTCACCTTTGATGTacgggatgatactccaaccaactgaatcataCTGGCTGTGGCCAGCCTAGGACATTTTTTAACTCATTTTGTGGAATCAgaagagacaagaaaattaagtAAGGCCCAACAATTTGGGCAGCTTGTGAGTTACAAGACcatatcttccctaaccaaggacacttgagagtaaATGGTTTGTTTGTACCCTCCTTCCTAACCAGaaaatacatagcttaaatcacaccggcctgggaaaatagagaacaaagactcAAGGCCATTTGGGtcagctaaacccaaggacagatgaggttggggaataaataacaaaacccgCATTAAAGCCAGAGAGATCTAAGATaaagtaaaacagtaaaataGACCAAACTATTATCCAAAACACCCCAAAAGACTCATTTTGATGCATTAGCATATAAAAATGCATCTGGAAAGTTGATGAATAGTCTACTGAAAGTCTTCCCTAAGATTCTTGCCtgcggaaaaaaaaaaaagataaaaagcctTCAGGACAAAGACTCAATGTGGGCTCACGCAAGAGCACACCTGTGGCCCTTCCCAggcatgaactttttatttctaagggtccccaggagacacgtagccaggggagcagtgggcagcggcACCTTGACCTGGGGCTCGCCCCCTGATCCTGTCTTCAAGacctccttttctctgacttcttcccAGAGAGCTAAAGCAGGAAATTTAGTCTGTTCCACTAATTTGCTGTACCATCTCGGTCAACAAAGtaatttcttaaaagtttttttgaattgacttttagagaaaggaagggagagagaaagaaacatcaatgtcagagagaagcatcagttgcctcctgtatgcacccgaACCTGAaccctgggtatatgccctgacctggaatcaagcctgccatcttttggtgtatgggagacgctccaaccaactgagccacagtggccaagGCCAAAGTAATTTATTTCTGATACTGTTCACTCATGTAAAATGAGTGAGTTGGACCCTATGTTGAATGAGGTCTTTTTCCAGGAGTAACTTTGAGATTCTAAACATAGCTTTGGCAAATGAATTTAGATAGGTGAGGGGTGAGTACAACTGCAATAGGCACACTGAGGAAAGTTGAGAGCCTCTCTACAAATGAATTTGATTATTGCAATTTGTAGCTTTGGTGCAGCTTTTTAGAGAAATGGGAAAACAGCTTTATTTTAGGCAGCCCATAAAAGTTGCTAAATTCATGAAAATTTAGGATGTCCTATTAGTTTTAGTATACAGAAAGAAGTAAATAATGTGAAGTTTGGATCTCTCAAATTTAGATtcaggtttgtttttaaattatagttataTTTGGGCAGAAGAAAACAGACATTCCTAGTTATGATTCCTAGAAAAGAACCAAGTAATTTTGTACCATTAACTTTTTTGCTCAGTTAATAttacagctttaaaaattaaagtttttattgatttcagagaggaagggagagggagaagatggaaacatcaatgataagagagaatcattgataggctgcctcctgcatgcccccacactggggaccaagcctgcaacccgggcatgtgcccctattgggaattgaaccatgatctcctggttcataggttgatgctcaaccactgagccatgctggccgggcagggTAAACTTATTTTTAGTTATCATAACTTCATTGAACTGTGTGTAGTCTTTACCTTCctgaagtaatttttttaaaaaaagggcctCAAAACAAACCCCTTTACATCTCATGCCTCACCTGAAGCGGTATACCTTACCTATTTGTTTAGGCTATAGTTCCAGGTCATTAGAAGAGCAACTACGTGGTCCTGGGTGATATAAGTGCAAGGAAGTAAAATAGGTAATTTCAGTTTCACTGATAGTTTTACCCTGAAGATAACTTCCTTGTGGGCTTTATTGATCTagctatattaataaaaataatggtataGCAAAAGTTATACTTGATTGTTGTTATTCTTGTTCATTTGGGCAGGTGTTGTAGGTTGAACCAACTATCTAGCCAACAattcttatttataaatatatatttttaggttCAAAATCAAAGGAAGCCCAGAAAGGAGGTCATTTTTACAGTGCAAAGCCTGAAATACTTAGAGCAATGCAACGTGCAGATGAAGCCTTGAATAAAGATAAGATTAAGAGGCTTGAATTGGCAGTGTGTGATGAGCCCTCAGAaccagaagaggaagaaatggaggTGAGACATTGCAAACAGTTATTTCGGCTAGGAGAATGATGGAAAAGGGGTGGCATATTAAAGTGACATTCTCTTGTTTTACTTCTgcatatactttaaataaaatttatttatttattttaagtttactaaatctttattgttcagattattacaattgttcctctttttttcccctcatagctcccctccacccgattcccaccccaccctctgcccttacctcccccccacctcccccccactgtcctcatccatacgtgtgcgctttttgtccagtctcttcccgcacctcccacacccctttccccctgagaattgtcagtccactccctttctatgcccctgattctattatattcactagtttattctgttcatcagattttttattaacttGTTGATACAtagtatttgttgtcactttgttgttcataatttttatctttacctgtttcttcttcctcttaaagaatacctttcagcatttcatataatactgatttggtggtgatgaactcctttagctttttcttatctgtgaagctctttatctgaccttcaattctgaatgatagccgtgctgggtagagtaatcttggttgtaggtcagtgatgggcaaccttttgagcttggtgtgtcatactttgccaaaaaactgagcataactcagcttggtgtgtcactttgaggaaaaaaactaactccaagactactcgcaaatgtttcatcctcaggagcagcaaatgtttcatcctcggcatgcggccgcgtgtcatcagaaatggttgtcataggttcgccatcactgctgtaggttcttgctattcatcactttgaatatttcttgccacttccatctggcctgcatagtttctgttgagaaatcagctgacaatcgtatgggtgctcccttgtaggtaattaactgtttttctcttgctgcttttaagattctctctttgtcttttgcccttggcattttaattatgatgtgtcttggtcctctttggattccttttgtttggggttctctgtgcttcctggacttgtaagtctatttctttcaccaggtgggggaagttttcagtatctttctcttcttctggtacccccataattcggatgttggtacacttgagattgtcccagaggctccttacactatcttcaactttttggattcttttttctttttgctttcccggttgagtgttttttgcttctttgtatttcaaatctttgacttgattcttgtagTCCTCTAGACTGCTGTTACGTCTctgtataatgttttttatttcattcagtgtatgtttaatttctagttggtcctttttcatatcctcaagggtctcgctaaatttatcggccttttcgaGGAAATTAttgaaaaccttataaccgtggttttgaactctatattcagtcgtttgttttcctccatttctttcatttgtgatttgtttctttgtctccgcattttcgctgcttccctgagttggtagagtagctttgtgtggtaggtgtcctctagggcacagtggctcagcttccccagttacctgaggtggacactctttgtggactgtgtgctcagccttgtagttaagtcttgattattgttggtatcactgggaggaattgacctccaggccagttggctgtgaggatcagctgtttctatgccgggagaacttctgtgctggagacactcttatgagacaagacttgcaaaattgcaaaagcctctgtgctcagtttggatggggcggagtttcagggctgagcagacagccttggtttcccgtcagccctgccctatgagggccctgggtctcagtgtccctcggtaattgctgcaagcacctctgagagaaagccaccctagagtttcgcccgctgccagacagtccagtttctccccacaTGAGTCGGgggttcccagaaacttgcccggaactggagttcagtgcagtctggagcttccttctccctcctgctttagaaagccagccgcacactcagcTGCCGtgcattcagcagtcagtcctctctgcgtgcgCACGTGCCTCTTGACCTCGGCCTTCCGCAGctcccgagtctcagtgtgctttctctttttctgacagtccagatccccccccccccccccccccaatgagtctggtttcccagcctttcgcccgggactggagttcagcgcagttggagcttccttctctctcccgcTTTAGAAAGTCAGCTGCGCGCGCTCAGCCGCCCGTGCATacagccgcccgtcctctccgcATGCtagtctctgtacctcagccttttgcagttcctctgagtctcaatgtgctttcctcttctagttgtagaatttccactcagccagctttcctgtggttctggatggtgtccgttttgtcttagttgtagttttgatattgttgtgtgaggcagcagtttaggtgtttacctatgctgccatcttggttttatATTCACTTCTGCATATACTTTATACTTTAGTACTCATGCACACATACTTCTATACTTCCCTGTATTGTAGGGTAAATTAGATTACATAGAGTCTCTGCAGCCCAGCATCCCATTTTATTAATGTCCTCAAGCCTGCTGGAAGACACATGCTATAAGAGGTGGTAATAAGTAGAGAGCTAGGGCTGGAAGGACATAGTGATAAAATTGGTCGTGGTATCCAATAATAAGCTTAGGAAATTTATTATCCATTCATATGCTCTAGTACTTTTTGTTATATAAGGATAGAGGTTGAGTAACCTTGAAGTACAACCTTGGTTTCAAATGTTAATGGTCTCTATTTGATGGAATTAAATCctgttaagaaaatgaacaagtgatttgtttatttaaaacaattaacttattcatttaaaacattttctaatttagtAAATTAATGACATATGTGTTTAAAAGAGATGcatctgccaaaaccggtttggctcagtggatagagcgtcggcctgtggactgaaaggtcccagcttcgattccggtcaagggcatgtaccttggttgcgggcacatccccagtagggggtgtgcaagaggcagctgatcgatgtttctctctcattgatgtttctagctctctatccctctctcttcctctctgtaaaaaatcaataaaatatatttaaaaaaaaataaaagagatgcaTCTATAagcttgatttttgttttattctgttttatagatgagggaatATGTGAGTTAACATAATGAGtattttaagagaaatgaaagaaaagtttttaattttgaggttGAGACCACGGGGTCATAACATTAATCAGGTTTAGAACTGGATGGATAGTAACTACAGAGATCACATAACCTTATGTATGTGATAGAGATCCATAAGTAGATGTGCTTTGCCTAAGAAGATACTGTTGGTTTGTGGAAGATCAAGGGGCCTAGAATTAGTGTAGATTACTTACTGCTTTATTAtgctaaagaatatataaaaggggcccagttggttggaatgtcatcctgtacaccaaaaggttatgggttcaattctcagttggtacatacctaggttgtgttttttctttttcttttttaaatatatttttattgacttcagagagggagagagagaagtaacaatgatgagagaatcattaattggctgtctcctgcatgcttcctactggggattgagcccactacgtgggcatgtgccctgacggtaTTGAACCAtgcatgacctcctagttcataggttgatgctcaatcactgagcaacacaggcgggctaggttgtaggtttgattcccagtttggGTGTGTAAGGGAggcaaatagatgtttctcttccccttatctggacatatccttgggtgaggattggaaaaaaaaaattggtatataAAATGGTAAACAAACTACATAATACGTTTATCTGTAGAAGAGGTAACCCTGGAAGATAAACAGGGAGActtaaagattttatttctatAGCTATGACTAATGAATACATcaattactagaagcccgatgcacgaagatacgtgcaagaatgggccttcctttcctaggctgccaccactgccttcactcaggccagagccacctttctgcttcGTCCTGGAGctgccttcccatgcttcccagaggcccggagtggctgcctctcccccccccccttgctgtggtgcttgcatatgcaaatggacccgccatctttgttgggttaatttgcatagccactactgattggctggtggatatcacgaaggtatggtcaattagcatgttactcttttattaggtagatgggCATTTGTGATATATGTGGTCATGCTTCATCACTATTGTATAGGATATAACTGTCATGACAGAATTGCTTAATCTTATAGTGTGATACCTGTTTTAATGTTAGGTGAAACAAATTGATATTCCTTGAGAAAGAGAATTCTCATTTTTCAAGGTTGGTTTtttgtggagagtggctacagcatttggacaggttcaagcctcagactgatgagagggcatggtcctcttgtggcaaagccacatataAGTCCCAGCTtgagcacaattatagccaaaggctgtggttgtaagcttgaccttatggtctgacCCTGTGATCCTAGGTGGCTGAGGgatgtgggctgtgggaggtgcagcaagtgctgccaaaacaaagtttCATAAGAGTTCAGAGAAGTGCAACAATAGGAAAGAAcactgtaaacatcttgaccactcccttgttttgctttatgtgatctgactataaaatgcttacagtttcctcatccaggtgcagtgatccacctggcctcaactatattctcttgtctgttttctttaatccttcactgcctcCCTCTCAGGTTCACCACTGACCATGCTGGATGCGGTTCATGTGGCACCTGGCTTTGCCACGGGTTTTTCTCTTGGTATATGAGAGGTATTCACAGTAGCATTGTACTTTTCcaaattttgctttgtttttacatGCTCTTTCCTTGCCTGCCAGGTAGGTGCAACTTATGCATCAGATAAGAATGAAGAAGATAATGAAATTGAGAGCGAAGAGGAAGTGCAGCCTAAAGTGCAAGGATCTAGGCGAAGTAGCCGCCAAATTAAAAAACGGAGAGTCATATCAGACTCTGAGAGTGACATCGGTGGCTCTGATGTGGAATTCAAGCCAGATGCTAAGGAAGAAGGAAGCAGTGATGAAATAAGCAGTGGAGTGGGGGATAGTGACAGCGAAGGCCTGCAAAGCTTTGTCAAAGTTGCTCCAAAGCGGAAGAGAATGGTGACTGGAAACGGCTCTCTCAAAAGGAAAACTTCAAGGAAGGAAACGCCCCCCGTCAGTAAACGAGCAACTGGCATTTCCTCAGAAACCAGGAATACCTTGTGTGCTTTCTCTGCCCCTCAAAATTCTGAATCCCTAGCCCATATTAGTGGAAGATGTGATGATGGTAGTCGCCCAGCTGTTTGGTATCATGAAACTTTAGAATGGCTtaaggaggaaaagagaagagatgTGCACAGGAGGCGACCCGATCATCCAGATTTTGATGCATCTACACTCTACGTGCCTGAGGATTTCCTTAATTCCTGTACTCCTGGGATGAAGAAGTGGTGGCAGATTAAGTCTCAGAACTTTGATCTTGTCATATTTTATAAGGTTGGGAAGTTTTATGAGCTGTACCACATGGATGCTCTTACTGGAGTCAGTGAACTAGGGCTGGTATTCATGAAAGGCAACTGGGCCCATTCTGGTTTCCCTGAAATTGCATTTGGACGATACTCAGATTCTCTGGTTCAGAAGGGCTATAAAGTAGCACGGGTGGAACAGACTGAGACCCCAGAAATGATGGAGGCAAGATGCCGAAAGATGGCACACATATCTAAGCATGATAGAGTGGTGAGGAGGGAGATTTGTAGGATCATTACTAAGGGTACACAGACGTACAGTGTGCTGGAAGGTGACCCCTCTGAGAACTACAGTAAGTATCTACTTAGccttaaagaaaaagaggaagatacTTCTGGCCACACTCGAGTATATGGTGTTTGCTTTGTTGATGCCTCTCTGGGAAAGTTTTTCATAGGACAGTTTGCAGATGATCGCCATTGCTCAAGGTTTAGGACTCTCGTGGCACATTATCCTCCAGTACAAGTCTTGTTTGAGAGAGGAAATCTCTCAACAGAAACCAAGATGATTCTGAAGGGTTCATTATCCTCCTCTCTTCAGGAAGGTCTGATACCAGGCTCCCAGTTTTGGGATGCAGCCAAAACTTTGAGAACTCTTCTTGAAGaaggatattttaaagaaaagttaaatgaggacagtggggtggtgtTACCCCATGTGCTTAAAGGTATGACTTCAGAGTCTGATTCTGTTGGGTTGACACCAGGAGAAAAGAGTGAATTGGCCCTCTCTGCTCTAGGTGGTTGTGTCTTCTACCTCAAAAAATGCCTTATTGATCAGGAGCTTTTATCAATGGCTAATTTTGAAGAATATATTCCCTTGGATTCTGACATGGTCAGTGCTACAAGACCTGGTGCTGTTTTTTCTAAAGCCAATCAACGAATGGTGCTAGATTCTGTGACATTAAACAACTTGGAGATTTTTCTGAATGGAACAAATGGTTCTACTGAAGGTACCCTACTAGAGAAGATTGATACTTGCCATACTCCTTTTGGTAAGCGGCTTCTAAAGCAGTGGCTGTGTGCCCCACTGTGTAACCCTTTTGCTATCAATGATCGTTTAGATGCTATCGAAGACCTAATGTTTGTGCCTGACAAAATCACTGAGGTTGTAGATCTTTTAAAGAAGCTTCCAGACCTTGAGAGGCTATTGAGTAAAATTCATAATGTTGGGTCTCCCTTGaagagccagaaccacccagatAGCAGGGCTATAATGTATGAAGAAACTACATACAGCAAAAAAAAGATTATTGATTTCCTTTCTGCTCTGGAAGGATTCAAAGTAATATGTAAAATTATAGGGACTATGGAAGAAGTCATTGATGACTTCAAGTCTAAAATTCTTAAGCAGGTCATTACTCTACAGACGAAAAATCCTGAAGGTCATTTTCCCGATTTAACTGTAGAACTGAACCGATGGGATACAGCCTTTGACCATGAAAAGGCTAGAAAGACTGGAGTGATTACTCCCAAAGTAGGATTTGACTCTGATTATGACCAAGCTCTTGCtgacataaaagaaaatgagcagAGCCTCTTGGAATACTTGGAGAAACAGCGCAGTCGAATTGGCTGTAGAACTATAGTATATTGGGGAATTGGTAGAAACCGTTACCAGTTGGAAATTCCTGAGAATTTCATCACCCATAATTTGCCAGAAGAATATGAGTTGAAATCCACCAAGAAGGGCTGTAAACGATACTGGACCAAAACTATTGAGAAGAAGTTGGCTAATCTTATAAATGCGGAAGAACGGAGAGACGTATCATTGAAGGACTGCATGCGACGACTATTCTATAACTTTGATAAAAATTACAAGAATTGGCAGGCTGCTGTAGAATGCATCGCAGTGTTGGGTAAGATTTTCAACAAGCTTGCTTCCAAGGCTTTGGTTAGTAAAGTCCTGTGTTCCAGTTGTGCATTAAAATTTAAGTCCATTGGAGAGTCCCCATTGATGCATATCCCTAAAACACAAGTAAGGTTATTTACATTTTGACAAGTATAAAATATACTTGCCTCCTCACTAGACAAAATGAGTAGGTTGGCCATAGTCATGTAAGTTAGTCACTGGAGACTTATTAGTAGCCTTCTGGCCTTCCTTcagtcttaaaaatattttttttttatgtgtgtgtgtgtgtgttaatcctcatctgaggatatttttccactgatttttagagagaatgaaagggagggagggagaaaaacagatttgagagagacacattgattggtaggGAACCCAGGCCATTCTGGtgcacaggccaaagctctaacccttgaacaacactggccagggttgagACAATTTACAttgaatttttagtttttcatgAATACCGTTTTTAATCTCCTattttttgttgtgttaatttcaAATTATCCCTTAACCcatcacttaatttttttcatgagttttgcattttttttttgtatttcaatgaATCCTGACATGCCTTTTCAAAAGATTTTAATCTTCCCTTTTTCTTAGCCCAAGTTGTCACACTTTCCTACAGTTGATTTCTAAAAGcactaatttatatatttgtaattttataatcttttagcttcataaatttttctttgtatttaatggCCAACTTATATGGAGCCCTATTTTATagttgagggttttttttgtgtgtgtgtttaaaaaatatagctaCCAGTTTACCTAAATTTGTAGCATAATTGTGATCTGAACCCAACTGTCAGGAATAGAATagtatatttttgtattgtgTGTGCCACATTTTTTCCTTAAGCCAATACAGCTTCAAAGTTTGGTGGGTATATTAAAATCCTTCCTTTCCCTAGCCGGTGTGGTTTAGCTGGTTGCAGTGtttgttgtcctgtgcactgaaggatcATGGATGGGAGGCAAtctattaatgtttctttctctccctctccttcctctctctaaaatcaactaaaagaaaaatcctCCCTCAGCACAGGTGTTCAAAATTGGTGAATTTTCCTCTTACAATTGTACCTATGTCAGAATGTTCTGCTTCTCCCCAAAAGTGATAATTTAGCTTCAGAATTATAAAGTCCATAATGAAACCACATACTATAACACTTAGGCTAATGACTCATGAACAGTTAATGAAAGCGCTGTATTGTGCAGTTAGTGATAATGATGTCACTATTGTTTGTCTAAACTGGAAGGAAGTAGAACACACCACCCACACTGAAAAAGTATTTTTGGAAGACATTTTATAGAAGTTGGCTCTCTGATTATCAAGAAACCTCAAAAATGATGaacctcactctctctctctaacagaTGTCTTACTGTGCTTGGCTAACTATAGTCGAGGGGGTGATGGTCCTATGTGTCGTCCAGTAGTTCTATTACCAAAAGAAGACACTCCTGTGTTCTTAGACCTTAAAGGGTCCCGCCATCCCTGCATTACGAAGACTTTTTTTGGAGATGACTTTATTCCTAATGACATTCTAATAGGCtgtgaggagaaagaggaagaaaatggcaAAGCTGCTTGTGTGCTTGTTACTGGACCTAACATGGGAGGCAAGTCTACACTCATGAGACAGGTAAACTGACTTCAGGTTTTGCTACAGAAAGTTACTTGTAACAGTTTAAGAATGAATGTATTACATATTTAGGCCATCCTTTTCCAAATAGCACATGAATTACATAGGATTCAATCAGTGACTTAAGGAGTCAAAGGGAAGGCTCATTGAGTTATAAAATTGAGTATTGTCTTTTTCTCATGATCAAATATCGCTATCTGCCTGATGTTAAGGGAAGAATAAAAAAGGCAAGGGAGATTTTAGGTCATGATTTCTTTATAAGATTTTTGATTTGAATTAATTTCCCCTGAAGGT harbors:
- the MSH6 gene encoding DNA mismatch repair protein Msh6 isoform X3, producing the protein MSRQSTLYSFFPKSPAGLKNANKAPAKASGADAAAAATGASPSPSEDVAWSEVGPGRSASPPEARNLNGGLRRSTTPAVSSSSCDFSPGDLVWAKMEGYPWWPCLVYNHPFDGTFIREKGKSARVHVQFFDDSPTRGWVSRRLLKPYTGSKSKEAQKGGHFYSAKPEILRAMQRADEALNKDKIKRLELAVCDEPSEPEEEEMEVGATYASDKNEEDNEIESEEEVQPKVQGSRRSSRQIKKRRVISDSESDIGGSDVEFKPDAKEEGSSDEISSGVGDSDSEGLQSFVKVAPKRKRMVTGNGSLKRKTSRKETPPVSKRATGISSETRNTLCAFSAPQNSESLAHISGRCDDGSRPAVWYHETLEWLKEEKRRDVHRRRPDHPDFDASTLYVPEDFLNSCTPGMKKWWQIKSQNFDLVIFYKVGKFYELYHMDALTGVSELGLVFMKGNWAHSGFPEIAFGRYSDSLVQKGYKVARVEQTETPEMMEARCRKMAHISKHDRVVRREICRIITKGTQTYSVLEGDPSENYSKYLLSLKEKEEDTSGHTRVYGVCFVDASLGKFFIGQFADDRHCSRFRTLVAHYPPVQVLFERGNLSTETKMILKGSLSSSLQEGLIPGSQFWDAAKTLRTLLEEGYFKEKLNEDSGVVLPHVLKGMTSESDSVGLTPGEKSELALSALGGCVFYLKKCLIDQELLSMANFEEYIPLDSDMVSATRPGAVFSKANQRMVLDSVTLNNLEIFLNGTNGSTEGTLLEKIDTCHTPFGKRLLKQWLCAPLCNPFAINDRLDAIEDLMFVPDKITEVVDLLKKLPDLERLLSKIHNVGSPLKSQNHPDSRAIMYEETTYSKKKIIDFLSALEGFKVICKIIGTMEEVIDDFKSKILKQVITLQTKNPEGHFPDLTVELNRWDTAFDHEKARKTGVITPKVGFDSDYDQALADIKENEQSLLEYLEKQRSRIGCRTIVYWGIGRNRYQLEIPENFITHNLPEEYELKSTKKGCKRYWTKTIEKKLANLINAEERRDVSLKDCMRRLFYNFDKNYKNWQAAVECIAVLDVLLCLANYSRGGDGPMCRPVVLLPKEDTPVFLDLKGSRHPCITKTFFGDDFIPNDILIGCEEKEEENGKAACVLVTGPNMGGKSTLMRQAGLLAVIAQMGCYVPAEVCRLTPIDRVFTRLGASDRIMSGRGTATFDGTAIASAVVKELAENIKCRTLFSTHYHSLVEDYSQNVAVRLGHMACMVENECEDPSQETITFLYKFIKGACPKSYGFNAARLANLPEEVIQKGHRKAREFEKTTHSLRLFREVCLASERSTIDAEAVHKLLTLIEEL